One part of the Actinomycetota bacterium genome encodes these proteins:
- a CDS encoding WhiB family transcriptional regulator, translating into MDTEWMAEGNCRREPPSVFFPSDGVGVEVARRICATCPVKLPCLEYALANGIDHGVWGGASERERRRIARRRRLERAGLVAR; encoded by the coding sequence ATGGACACGGAATGGATGGCGGAAGGCAACTGCCGGCGCGAGCCGCCCTCTGTCTTCTTTCCCAGCGACGGGGTGGGGGTCGAAGTGGCCCGCCGCATCTGCGCGACCTGTCCCGTGAAGCTCCCGTGCCTGGAGTACGCGCTGGCCAACGGTATCGACCACGGCGTCTGGGGCGGCGCTTCCGAGCGCGAACGCCGGCGCATCGCCCGGCGCCGCCGCCTCGAGCGCGCCGGCCTCGTCGCCCGCTGA